In one Sporomusa sphaeroides DSM 2875 genomic region, the following are encoded:
- the argH gene encoding argininosuccinate lyase, translating into MSKLWGGRFAKSTDVMVEEFTSSISFDNRMYRQDIAGSIAHARMLAKCGIISQEDAKLIIDGLQGILADIEAGNFSFEVSLEDIHMNIEKRLTERIGPAGGRLHTARSRNDQVALDTHMYVREQVAEIAGLLFELEQAVLDTAEKYPDVIMPGYTHLQRAQPILFSHHMMAYFFMFERDFRRLKGVWESADIMPLGAGALAGTTFPIDREAVARELKFGRIYENSLDAVSDRDYILEFLSFASILMMHLSRISEEIILWSSTEFSFIELDDAHCTGSSIMPQKKNPDVAELVRGKTGRVFGHLMAMLTVAKGLPLAYNKDLQEDKEGLFDTIDTVKFSLTVYAAMLRGMKVNVSAMRQALRTDFSNATDMADYLVKKGLPFRQAHEVVGKCVAYCLSEQKTLTDLTLKEFEQFSPLFAADIIDAISVETCVAARNSMGGTSPTQVGHAVTIAKSILEKQQKHLDMYTKITL; encoded by the coding sequence ATGAGTAAATTGTGGGGCGGACGTTTCGCCAAAAGTACGGATGTAATGGTGGAGGAGTTTACCTCCTCCATTTCTTTTGATAACCGCATGTACCGCCAGGACATTGCCGGCAGCATTGCCCATGCCCGCATGCTGGCCAAGTGCGGTATAATCAGCCAGGAAGATGCAAAACTTATTATTGACGGCCTGCAAGGTATTCTGGCCGACATTGAGGCCGGCAACTTCAGCTTCGAGGTTTCCCTCGAAGATATCCACATGAATATCGAGAAACGCCTGACCGAACGCATCGGCCCGGCTGGCGGACGGCTCCATACCGCCCGCAGCCGCAATGATCAGGTGGCGCTTGACACCCACATGTATGTGCGTGAGCAAGTGGCTGAGATTGCCGGACTGTTATTTGAGCTTGAGCAAGCTGTGCTGGATACCGCCGAGAAATATCCGGACGTAATCATGCCCGGTTACACTCACCTGCAGCGGGCGCAGCCGATTTTGTTCTCCCATCATATGATGGCTTACTTCTTCATGTTTGAACGTGACTTCCGGCGTCTCAAGGGTGTGTGGGAATCTGCCGATATTATGCCGCTGGGAGCCGGTGCGCTGGCCGGTACTACTTTTCCCATTGACCGGGAAGCCGTTGCCCGTGAACTGAAGTTTGGCCGCATCTATGAAAATAGTCTGGATGCTGTCAGCGACCGCGATTATATTCTGGAGTTTCTTTCCTTTGCCTCCATTTTGATGATGCACTTAAGCCGCATCAGTGAAGAAATCATCCTCTGGTCGTCCACCGAGTTTTCTTTTATTGAGCTGGATGACGCCCACTGCACCGGTTCCAGCATTATGCCGCAGAAAAAAAATCCGGATGTTGCCGAACTGGTACGGGGCAAAACCGGACGCGTGTTTGGCCATCTGATGGCTATGCTGACAGTGGCAAAAGGTTTGCCGCTGGCGTACAACAAGGATTTGCAGGAAGACAAGGAAGGCCTGTTTGACACTATCGATACCGTGAAATTCAGCCTGACAGTATATGCCGCCATGCTGCGCGGTATGAAGGTCAATGTGAGTGCCATGCGGCAGGCGCTCAGGACCGACTTTTCCAATGCTACCGATATGGCGGATTATCTGGTTAAGAAAGGCTTGCCCTTCAGGCAGGCTCATGAGGTTGTCGGCAAATGCGTGGCCTATTGTTTAAGTGAGCAAAAAACGCTCACCGACTTAACTCTGAAGGAGTTCGAGCAATTTTCCCCGTTATTTGCCGCCGACATTATCGATGCGATCTCGGTGGAAACCTGTGTGGCCGCCCGTAATTCCATGGGTGGTACATCGCCCACTCAGGTAGGACACGCAGTAACTATTGCTAAGTCTATCCTGGAAAAACAACAAAAACACCTTGACATGTATACAAAAATCACTCTATAA
- a CDS encoding branched-chain amino acid aminotransferase: protein MTDIAVTLADKRGTLPPEDKLGFGKIFTDHMFVMDYATGKGWHNARIVPYGQIEISPAAMVLHYGQAIFEGMKAFRTADNRIVVYRPLDHLNRFNHSADILSIPQMDVNVLHDGLKKLIEIDKEWVPKSLGTSLYIRPFVISTDPFVGVKVADQYTVFIILSPVGAYYASGFKPVAIKVEEHFVRAVKGGLGEAKTPANYAASLKAAEVAKKEGYTQVLWLDALEQKYIEEVGTMNIFFKIDNEIITPALNGSILNGITRRSVLAVAKDWGMKVSERRISIEEVYEAHEQGRLQEVFGSGTAAVISPVGELSWKGRKITINNNEIGETSQKLFDYITDIQQGRVADKFGWTGEMAKL, encoded by the coding sequence ATGACAGATATTGCTGTTACACTGGCTGATAAACGCGGTACGCTTCCACCGGAAGACAAACTCGGTTTTGGCAAAATTTTTACCGACCATATGTTTGTGATGGATTATGCTACCGGTAAAGGCTGGCACAATGCCCGTATTGTTCCATACGGACAAATTGAAATCTCCCCGGCAGCTATGGTGCTGCATTATGGTCAGGCTATTTTTGAAGGGATGAAGGCCTTCCGGACTGCGGACAATCGTATTGTTGTGTATCGTCCGCTTGACCACCTGAACCGGTTTAACCATTCGGCAGATATCCTGAGCATTCCGCAGATGGATGTTAATGTGCTGCATGACGGTCTGAAGAAGCTTATCGAAATTGATAAAGAGTGGGTGCCCAAATCGCTGGGGACTTCCTTGTATATCCGGCCATTTGTCATTTCCACCGATCCTTTTGTCGGTGTAAAAGTGGCTGATCAGTACACTGTATTTATTATTCTGTCACCTGTTGGGGCGTACTACGCTTCCGGCTTCAAGCCTGTCGCCATTAAGGTTGAGGAGCATTTTGTCCGTGCCGTCAAAGGCGGCCTGGGTGAAGCCAAGACGCCGGCGAACTATGCAGCCAGCCTGAAAGCGGCGGAAGTCGCCAAAAAGGAAGGGTATACCCAGGTATTGTGGCTTGACGCGCTTGAACAAAAATATATTGAAGAAGTAGGTACCATGAACATCTTCTTCAAAATTGATAATGAAATTATTACTCCGGCATTGAATGGCAGTATCCTCAACGGCATTACCCGCCGTTCGGTGCTTGCCGTTGCGAAAGACTGGGGTATGAAAGTATCGGAACGCCGTATTTCCATTGAGGAAGTATACGAAGCGCATGAGCAGGGGCGTCTCCAGGAAGTTTTCGGCTCCGGCACGGCTGCCGTTATTTCTCCGGTTGGCGAGCTTTCCTGGAAGGGCAGGAAAATCACTATCAACAATAATGAGATTGGTGAAACCTCGCAAAAACTGTTTGATTATATTACCGACATTCAGCAGGGACGTGTTGCTGACAAATTTGGCTGGACCGGTGAAATGGCAAAACTGTAA
- the cdaA gene encoding diadenylate cyclase CdaA has translation MLLQIRGIISTISFLDIIDMAIVAYVLYKLYIMIRDTRAVALLKGLAVLLLATLVSKWLELNVINWLLQKTMTVVLVALPVVFQPELRRALEQLGRGRFFKNSSQLNAEEKETLFTELTRTVTALSKNKIGALMVLERDTGLNDYIETGIKVDGLVTSEFLINIFIPNTPLHDGAVIIRGNRIQAAGCLLPLSDDRTLTKELGTRHRAAIGISEQADAVVIVVSEETGIISLARGGRLHRYLDADKLKEHLAPLFVAKTSSLSDLFSWRPS, from the coding sequence ATGTTATTACAAATACGGGGCATAATTTCTACAATCAGCTTTCTTGATATCATCGATATGGCGATTGTTGCCTATGTATTATACAAATTATATATTATGATCCGGGATACCCGGGCGGTCGCGCTGTTAAAGGGCCTGGCCGTGCTATTACTGGCTACCCTTGTCAGTAAATGGCTGGAGCTTAATGTTATCAACTGGCTGCTGCAAAAAACCATGACCGTGGTGCTGGTGGCCTTGCCTGTTGTTTTTCAGCCTGAGCTTAGACGGGCGCTGGAACAATTAGGGCGGGGACGCTTTTTCAAAAACAGCTCCCAGCTCAACGCGGAAGAAAAAGAAACCCTGTTTACCGAATTGACGCGAACCGTCACGGCTCTGTCCAAAAATAAAATTGGGGCCTTGATGGTGCTGGAGCGCGATACCGGCTTAAATGACTATATTGAAACAGGCATTAAAGTCGACGGTTTGGTGACCAGTGAATTCCTGATTAATATTTTTATTCCCAATACGCCGCTGCATGATGGTGCCGTTATTATCCGCGGCAACAGAATACAGGCGGCAGGCTGCCTGCTGCCGTTATCTGACGACAGGACGCTGACCAAAGAACTTGGCACCAGACACAGGGCCGCCATTGGTATCAGCGAGCAGGCGGATGCGGTTGTCATTGTTGTCAGCGAAGAGACCGGGATTATTTCCCTGGCCAGAGGCGGCAGACTGCACCGGTATCTGGATGCCGACAAACTAAAAGAGCACCTTGCCCCATTATTTGTGGCCAAAACCTCTTCGCTTAGCGATCTCTTTAGCTGGAGGCCTTCGTAA
- a CDS encoding CdaR family protein, giving the protein MFEKYLKKPGEDKNQAPKIFAVILAVILWLYVMNEQNPPIESWVTMPLEARNAATSYVITEVPDSVRVKVRGPRSIVAGLINRELTAYVDVKGLGEGRHNLKVTPALPSNLEAVEVSPERVQIQIETVVSREVPVEARLTGAPAKGTLTGKVTIANEKVTIEGPKHLIETVEKVMAPVDLAGKNADIAIDAQLIPVNTKGREVQGLTIYPEKTRVTVVLMAAVVKKTVDVKPVTQGELPAGFVIQSIITQPEKVEVSENTPGKTIEKLDAVYTEPVMLAGINKDTNKEVRLQLPEGVSGTPPTVTVTIKIGPR; this is encoded by the coding sequence ATGTTTGAAAAATACTTAAAAAAACCCGGCGAAGATAAAAATCAGGCACCTAAAATTTTTGCCGTTATCTTAGCCGTGATACTCTGGTTGTATGTTATGAATGAACAAAATCCACCCATAGAATCCTGGGTCACCATGCCGTTGGAAGCGCGCAATGCAGCTACCAGTTATGTCATTACTGAGGTGCCGGACTCTGTCCGGGTGAAGGTCCGCGGTCCGCGGAGCATTGTGGCCGGGCTGATTAACCGGGAGCTTACGGCCTATGTTGATGTAAAGGGCCTGGGAGAAGGCCGTCATAACCTTAAGGTCACGCCTGCCTTGCCTTCCAATTTGGAAGCTGTTGAAGTCAGCCCGGAGCGGGTGCAGATACAGATTGAAACTGTTGTCAGCCGTGAGGTGCCGGTGGAGGCGCGCCTGACCGGCGCACCGGCTAAGGGGACGCTGACAGGCAAAGTTACTATTGCGAATGAAAAGGTTACCATTGAAGGGCCGAAGCATCTTATTGAAACCGTGGAAAAGGTAATGGCGCCTGTGGATCTGGCAGGCAAAAACGCCGATATTGCCATCGATGCGCAGCTAATTCCGGTCAATACCAAAGGCAGAGAAGTACAAGGCCTGACTATTTATCCGGAAAAAACGCGGGTAACCGTAGTGTTAATGGCGGCGGTAGTCAAAAAAACAGTGGATGTGAAGCCGGTGACCCAGGGGGAACTGCCAGCAGGTTTTGTCATTCAGAGTATTATTACCCAGCCTGAGAAAGTGGAGGTAAGCGAGAACACGCCAGGCAAAACGATTGAGAAGCTTGATGCCGTTTATACCGAGCCGGTCATGTTAGCCGGCATTAATAAAGACACGAACAAAGAGGTCAGACTCCAACTGCCCGAAGGTGTGTCAGGCACACCGCCGACGGTTACTGTCACTATAAAAATCGGACCCCGGTAG
- a CDS encoding NAD(P)/FAD-dependent oxidoreductase, whose protein sequence is MLKISNFRVPLTEDAPLEQLLAKRLKLPAAAIRQVVISRRAVDARRKHTINFVYTLEVGTAVSSAQVLSRLPGDKDIAMVTPAVPEEIIPGSKPLDNRPVVVGAGPAGLFAAYMLAKHGYKPLLIERGRNVEQRAGDVAGFWRTGKFDPISNVQFGEGGAGTFSDGKLTTRVNDPRMAEILALMVEAGAPPEIKYLHKPHIGTDKLRQVVKTIRNRIIELGGQVEFEARLTAVAIENGQLRGLTINDNRYLPCEALFLAIGHSARDTYEFLYQAGIAMEAKPFAIGVRIEHPQELIDQAQYGVSAGHPKLGAADYALVYQDRAAGRTAYSFCMCPGGLVVAAASEDGGVVTNGMSLFSRDSGIANSALAVTVNPADYGPHVLDGIAFQRRYEQLAFALGGKNYTAPAQTVGDFLAGRSGGKNYLVTPSYRPGAAPADLRQCLPEFVTATLAKALPDFGRKIRGFDHPGAVLTGVETRTSAPVRIVRGPDFASVNTAGLYPVGEGAGYAGGIMSAALDGMNAAISFIKEYKA, encoded by the coding sequence TTGCTCAAAATCAGCAATTTTCGCGTGCCGTTAACCGAAGATGCGCCATTGGAACAATTGTTGGCCAAGCGTCTTAAACTGCCGGCCGCGGCAATCCGTCAAGTGGTGATTAGCCGCCGGGCAGTCGATGCCCGGCGGAAGCATACTATTAATTTTGTCTATACGTTAGAAGTTGGGACCGCCGTTTCGTCTGCGCAGGTGTTGTCCCGGCTGCCAGGGGATAAAGATATTGCGATGGTAACTCCGGCCGTGCCGGAGGAAATCATTCCGGGCAGCAAGCCGTTAGATAACCGGCCGGTAGTGGTTGGCGCAGGACCGGCCGGCTTATTTGCTGCTTATATGCTGGCCAAGCATGGCTATAAACCGCTCCTGATTGAACGGGGGCGGAATGTGGAACAGCGTGCCGGGGATGTTGCCGGCTTTTGGCGCACCGGCAAATTCGATCCCATCAGCAATGTACAGTTTGGCGAAGGCGGCGCAGGTACTTTTTCCGATGGCAAGCTGACCACACGGGTTAATGACCCGCGAATGGCCGAGATCCTTGCTCTGATGGTGGAGGCCGGCGCACCGCCGGAAATAAAATATCTGCATAAACCCCATATTGGCACAGATAAGCTGAGGCAGGTTGTCAAAACCATCCGTAACCGCATTATTGAACTGGGGGGGCAGGTGGAATTTGAGGCCAGGCTGACAGCTGTTGCTATTGAGAATGGCCAACTGCGCGGTCTGACAATTAATGATAACCGCTATCTGCCGTGTGAAGCCCTGTTTTTGGCTATTGGTCATAGCGCCCGTGATACTTATGAGTTTTTATACCAGGCCGGTATTGCCATGGAAGCCAAGCCCTTTGCTATCGGTGTCCGCATCGAGCATCCGCAGGAACTTATTGATCAGGCTCAATACGGCGTAAGCGCCGGTCATCCCAAGCTGGGGGCTGCCGATTATGCGCTGGTATATCAGGATCGGGCGGCAGGCCGGACGGCCTACTCCTTTTGCATGTGCCCCGGCGGCCTGGTGGTCGCGGCGGCGTCGGAAGACGGCGGGGTGGTGACAAATGGGATGAGTCTGTTTAGCCGGGATTCCGGTATCGCTAACAGCGCCCTGGCGGTTACCGTCAATCCGGCCGATTATGGTCCTCATGTGCTTGACGGTATCGCCTTTCAGCGCCGCTATGAACAACTGGCATTTGCCTTAGGCGGTAAGAACTATACCGCTCCGGCCCAGACTGTCGGTGATTTTCTGGCAGGCCGGAGCGGCGGCAAGAACTATCTGGTTACCCCGAGCTATCGTCCGGGGGCAGCCCCGGCTGATCTCAGACAATGCCTGCCTGAGTTTGTCACAGCCACGCTGGCTAAAGCCTTGCCTGATTTTGGCCGGAAAATTCGCGGCTTTGATCATCCGGGCGCAGTGCTTACCGGCGTTGAGACCAGAACCTCGGCACCTGTAAGAATCGTTCGCGGGCCGGATTTTGCCTCAGTAAATACCGCCGGACTCTATCCGGTTGGCGAAGG